Part of the Spinacia oleracea cultivar Varoflay chromosome 5, BTI_SOV_V1, whole genome shotgun sequence genome, tttatcgatctagtactaattcagtaatttattattttgaaagaaattggactcggagctaaGGAcaaacgaaccaacgaaaatccttagcaaaatcgtggaagtgaggtaactgctattgctagtacccgcaatccccttataaatatgatttatgaaaatatgacgttatgattgaatttatgaattaaatgttttgacatgttttatggattgtgggaatgaattatgatttgtttgaattgtttcctataatatgatttgattgagttttctcataaaatgatgtttatgcaatgctatgaaagaattgatgttttatggatcccaggatctaaatgatgttttatgatctaaaaagagttatgttatttcaactgaaatacaagccaaggcttggtaaaatacataaaacatgataaatgaaagtgaaagacctggtttgtctggcggtatataaactaccatcttcctatctatcggtcatgcatgcaccacggacacctgtccacccatggattacgagcccaggctcccatggtttatgagcccaggctcagggcccaggcccatgttacgatgatgagcccaggctcttatgggcctaggcccagtggagaattccttcacggttcgtacttgccgacaactagcatgttaattaaaagtttatgaatgaatttaatatgatgttttattaaatgttttacccattctattctccctgtgttattaaataaaatgaattgaaatgaatttacgctgctagaatagttcgttactgagtcttcggctcaccgttttgttttctgttttaggtactaatggggacgatggacacgagtagtggcgaggaatttcactttaataatattcacctagtttatgcttaaagttttaatagttttaaataaagacttttagtaagttatgtacttttattttggtattataaaggattattatatatatattttggagtatttaatggcttatgattgatgtttgccttgtaatttccaaaaaggaagttacggcaggtaatgtcccgaccaattaaattaattccgctgctaattatgctttaattattgaattagaggtcggggtgttacagtttggtatcaagagcaaaggttctggaccataagtgttaaaccttacgggttttcgcacgaatataatccattaggctttaagtaaagaattttaaggaatgagaatgttctaaaatcttgctaagttaaaatgaatatgagtgtgagtgtaggaacgggatgaaagggtttattttatattattatttcgcttcaatctgataagatatgttatgcagaatgtcgaccattgatgctatcaacgatgttaccaacggagctcgcaacgagcatcatgttcacgatgataacgacattactcacgaggagtatgtccatgttaatggccacgaggaaaggatggaacgattggaaaatgtgagtgcaaTGTTGGCCGAATTATTCCATGATTCtcagaaaaagaaagatgttagtgggaacgagagcgcaacgatgttcaagaacttttcgtcactcaacccaccatcctatgatggcaagcctgatccagttgagttcgaggattggataagtcgcattgatcagttgtttgaaaccctgcaatgccctgagaaatggagagttgatttcgTAGTGTTTTACTTGACGGGTCAAGCaagattatggtggaaagttaacaaggaacgaaagaatgggcctggatttggttggaacgaactacaaaagttaatgagagacaagttttatccaccatccttgaggaagcaaaaagaagatgaatttctacacttgcaacaaggaacaatgagcgtgttggaatacgcaaataagttcatggagttgtcaaggtttgcaccagaccTGGTGTCGATAgagcagtccaggatgaaccgtttcgagcgaggtctgcaccttaagtaccaggataggttgtccactcagaggtttacttcataccaggatatggttgatattgcagctaaTGTAGAGAGAGTGGTACTgcttcgagaagcgaagaatgttgggtataaaaggagaaatgaaaaccaaagtcaaggaggagcaaagaagcctaaccaaggctatcagggaaatcaaaggaggaacGATGTTGGAAACAAAGGACAAGGTTATCGTGGAAACCAGAATAATAGGACACAAGAATGTGCCAAGTGTGGGAGAAGAGGCCACATCGAGAGTGAATGCcgtgtaggatcgaacacttgttTTCGATGTGGGAGCCATGATCATTACATCAGAGATTGTCCGAAGCAGGTAACCCCAACCACGAGAGGACCAGTTTCAACTAACAACGACCGTGGTCGAAACAACAACGCAGGAGGTTCAAGCCGCAACCCACCCCGACCACCGCCagctggaagagtttttgtgatgagacaagatgaggcagatgagaatgataatgttatcaccgataccttctctatccattctttaacaacccatgttctttttgattctggagcttcacattcctttatttctccattctttgcaaaatgtttaaatttgaaaccatgttgtgactttcatgctatgagtgtttcccttcctagtggagaaatcgtgaaatgtagaaccatgtataagGATTTCCCTATTGTAATAGAGAAAGTTGAGTTTCGAGCAGACTTAATagcttttgacctatctgaatttgatgtaatcttgggaatgaattggttgactaagtatgaagctaaccttaattgttcgaggcaaCGTGTGACCCTTAAAACGCCAAATGGAgatagagtttcattccataagttagtaagaaaaccaacgattcaaattgtccatgctttgagagcacgtaaaatgattgagagtggtttatctggttatTTGTGTAGTGTTATTGACCTAAATACCTCCGGACCTTCCATTACCGACATACATGTTGTTTGTGAGTACCCACATGTctttccagaagaaatacctagtatgcccccaccaagagaattagatttcagcattgaattaattccgggatccacctctatttctaaggcaccatataggatggcaccagctgagttacaagaattaaagaaacaattagatgagttacttgaaaaaggatatattcgacctagtgtttcaccttggggagctcctgtcttgtttgtgaagaaaaaggacggaactatgtggttatgcatagactatcgagagttaaacaagattactattaagaataagtatcctttaccccgtattgatcatttttttgaccaacttcgaggtgcaaaagtattttctaagattgatttgaggtcaggttaccatcaacttcgaattaaacctgaggatattccaaagacagcctttagaactagatatggtcactatgagtttgttgtgatgccttttgggttaaccaatgcgccagctgtatttatggatttgatgaaccgtatttttaaaccataccttgataagtttgtagttgttttcattgatgatattttggtatattctaagagtaatgaggaacacgaggagcatctgagaaaagtgttagatatgttgatcgaaaaccagttatatgctaagttgtcgaaatgtgaattctagcttaaggaaatatcatttttaggtcatattatctctgagaaaggtgtatctgttgatcctgagaaaataaaagcaattgtggaatggtctagaccaactaatgtacccgaagtacggagttttatgggtttagctggatattatcgaagattcgttcaagacttctctaaggttgccttacccataacccgattagttagaaagagtaccaaatttgtgtggaatgatgattgtgaatgtgcatttcaagaacttaagaaacgtctcaccactgcccctattcttacccttccatctggaactgacggatttgtaatctatagtgatgcttccaagaatgggttaggatgtgtcttgatgcaaaacggaaaagttatagcttatgcttcacgccagctcaaagttcatgaacaaaaatacgtacccatgacctcgaacttgcagctgttgtttttgctctcaaaatttggagacattatttgtatggagtttcgtgtcaaattttcaccgaccataagagtcttaagtatattttcaccccaaaagaactcaacatgaggcaacttaggtggttagaacttcttaaagattatgaccttgatattcaataccatcccggaaaggctaacgttgttgcatatgcattaagtcggaagtctcacctaaattctatcctaacttttTCCCGAGTCAATCGAgatgatctacaaaagatggatattgagtttatcaaaggagatgcttacttgaatgtgttggtaatgaagccaactctgattgatgagattaaggaagcgcaatgtaaggactcacaattagaaagaataaggagtgaagtggaaaatgggaagtcacctggttttgtcattcaagaggatggcacgttaaggtttcagggaagattatgtgtgcctaatgatgagaagttgaaaaagagaattttggaagaagctcatagttcaccatactcgattcaccctggaggaaataagatgtataaggatttgagGCAAGTatattggtggagcaacatgaagcaagaagtggcagaatatgtggctaaatgtCTGACGTGTtagagaatcaagatcgagcatcaaagaccagcaggtttgttgcaacctctggatgtgccagaatggattttatcataggtttaccaagatcaaccaagggaatgaatgctatttgggtaattgttgatcgattaacaaagtcagcgcatttcttagcaatgaagagcaattcgagtttagatcaacttgctgaactaaatgtgaacactattgtgcgattgcatggagtgcctagttcgattgtttctgatcgtgatacgaggtatcaatcaacctattggaaagaattgcagaaagctcttgggacgaaacttaacttcagtactgcatttcatccaacgactgatggacaaacagaacgcactaaccaaattgttgaggatatgttgagagcatgtgttttggattttcaaggaacgtgggaaaagtttctacctatggttgaattttcgtacaacaacagttatcaggccaccattggtatggcaccttacgaagcactttatggaagaaaatgtcgaacaccattatgttggagtgatatcgatgaggcacgtgttataggaccagaattgattcaagaaactactgacaagattcgtttaatccaatcaagaatgatggcagcgcaaagtaggcaaaagagttatgcggaccaacgaagaagaccactagagtttgaggttggagatcacgtgttcttgaaaatttcgccaacgaaaggaataatgagatttggtcaaacgGGAAAGTTGAGCCCACGATACACCGGGCCATATGAGATATTAGAAAGAGTGGGTGCAGTAGCGTATCGCctagctttaccaaccgacttggaaaaggtgcataatgtgttccacgtgtcgatgttaagaaaatatgttcctgatcctagccatgtgattacgcatgaacccttgatgttgcgaaacgatttgacttacgaggagaaaccaattgaaattctagaacgaagatagaaacgacttagaagcaaagtaattccaatggttaaagtcttgtgggccaatcacttgacatctgaagctacatgggaagtcgaagcgcaaatgagatcgaaatatccccagttattcgtttagaaacgataagatgtatgaattttaatatgttatttgaatgattatgttataatgttattctGCCATGTTTGTATAGCTAATAGAACGAATAAGTATGAATTGTACGATTTCTACGAATGGCTAGTTctactgagctccagtttcgaggacgaaactttttctaagggggtaaggatgtaataccccgaaattttaaactcgatttattaaaattaaaaatatttattaacttgatttcgttttaaataaattacgaataatcgaatttcgttattttaatcctttttacgatttattttaaacgacaagtttataaactgaaattattattatttttttcgttaacgataatttatttatttttaaggaattattttaattaaacatttttatttttagcaatttctgaaaattaattataatttctgaatttttgccaaatatggtgaaattaataaaaaaaaaaaaaaaaaaaaagaagagaaaatttCTGCTTTATTTCCTTGCTCCCCACGAACAAACCAGGAAGTCAAAAACTTCCTTCCTTCCCATAATTCAGTCCAAATGCAGATACTTGGACCCCAATCACATTTCCTTGTTCATCACACTTCTCATATACAAATTCAGAAATTAAGatggaatttcaacaacaaaccaaaaacaaTTTCAATCTCAATCCTTGTTTTTCTGTGATTCAATCCAACcaaccaccaacaacaaccacctcaaccaccgTGCACCACCATTCTCACCACCACTCCACCACCCCGCATCTCCCGACCACCCAAAACCACCGAACACCACCACCCCACCGCAACTCCCTCCCCTGCTCTCTCCTCCTTTCGCGCCGCCCAGCCAGCCACCAACGACCCTTTCTCCTCCTCGGAACTCATCGAAAAACCCACTCCCAAACTCCTCTGTTTTCTCGCCTCCTTCGCACTCCCTCCTCCTTCTCTCGCCTGTACCACCGCAGcacaaaccaccaccaccttcgccTTCACCGTCAACACCCGTCGCCACCGAACCCAGCCCAATCGCCTCCCTCTTCTTCGTGCCCTGCTTCTCGTACCTCCTCCCTTTCTCCTTCTCGCGTCCCCTTTTcccaaaaaccaaagaaaacaaaattcagttttaattttaaaacttatacttcctccgttccggaaatatcgcaccatggttgacttttactcatttAGCCACTagtttgactcttaatatttcaaatcgtgcaagtaaaaattataaaaaattaatattcagaaaatatatatcgatgcgaatctaacatgacctcaCATGCCTAAAACTTCATTACgttaaaatcacaaaaaatggccaaagtcgtagtgtgaatagtgtaaaaaacaaatggtgcgatattttcggaacggaggaagtatttatttTCCGAAACCCATAATCTGTTGGCCCAACTCTAATTTTTTGGGCCTTGGTAAGTCATACTAAGTTTTCAGAATTTCTATAGTATTTATAAATTACTTTtgtgatataattatttactaataaaattgtatattatttttttagattttattatcaattttatgagaataagattctagttttatttatcaaaatggaatttaaatattaGTTACATGAAAATCGATTTATAAAATGAAtatgtatttcgattgaaaaattcgattaataataatattttctttaaacttcgaaattatattttattaaaattcgttatttataaattcgttacttataaaatttatgatcttataaaatattaaattttataattatttatcgatctagtactaattcagtaatttattattttgaaagaaattggactcggagctcaggacgaacgaaccaacgaaaatccttagcaaaatcgtggaagtgaggtaacggctatagctagtacccgcaatccccttataaatatgatttatgaaaatatgacgttatgattgaatttgtgaattaaatgttttgacatgttttatggattgtgggaatgaattatgatttgtttgaattgtttcctacaatatgatttgattgagttttctcataaaatgatgtttatgcaatgctatgaaagaattaatgttttatggatcccaggatctaaatgatgttttatgatctaaaaagagttatgttatttcaactgaaatacaagccaaggcttggtaaaatacacaaaacatgataaatgaaagtgaaagacctggtttgtctggcagtatataaactaccatcttcctatctatcggtcatgcatgcaccacggacacctgtccacccatagattacgagcccaggctcccatggtttatgcgcccaggctcagggcccaggcccaggttacgatgatgagcccaggatcttatgggcccaggcctagtggagaattccttcacggttcgtacttgccgacaactagcatgttaattaaaagtttatgattgaatttaatatggtgttttattaaatgttttacccaTTCTATTCTCCccgtgttattaaataaaatgaattgaaatgaatttacgctgctagaatagttcgttactgagtcttcggctcaccgttttgttttctgttttagtttctgatggggacgatggacacgagtagtggcgaggaatttcactttaataatattcacctagtttatgattaaagttttaatagttttaaataaagacttttagtaagttatgtacttttattttggtattataaagtattattatatatatattttggagtatttaatggcttatgattgatgtttgccttgtaatttccaaaaaggaagttacggcaggtaatgtcccgaccaattaagttaattccgctgctaattatgctttaattattgaattagaggtcggggtgtcaCACGGAGGGAGGTGATAATGCTGCTGACTTGGTACAAGCTTCTGAAAAAGCTGCTGGTTTTGGGGACTTTGAGTTCAATGAAGATGTACCAAACCTCAATGAAGATGTACAACATGTACCAGCAGAAGATGCAATTGGACAGCAGCAAAATACCAACATTCAAGAGGTACCATTTatttttgatttgaactttccaccaccatcagaaaatgcatcacctcatcatcatcaaacagcAACACACACAACAGATCATCACAAGCCTAGGACTCCaagaataaataatgaattgaggCTAGAAATATTGGTGTTCCTGCTAAATAGAAAGATTCCAGATTCAGAAACTCTTTTGTATGGGACAATAAGGGATGCAGTGATACATTTTGATTACACCAGAAAAACCATAGGCAAAGTATGGGACAGAGAAAAGAAACAGAAGCAAGCAATGAATTCATATATTGTGGAAAGCAAGTATCACAAGTGTGGCAGGAAAAAGGTTCAAGTCTCATATGACTCTATTGCACAAATAGGCATGGGGGACAGAACATGCATCGTAGATCTTGCAAAAATGCTCAATTTGGGAGCAACAACAATATGGAGGCTCATCAAGAGGAAAATTATTAAGCCACACTCAAGTCCCTTGCATCCAGGCACTTCAGAAGCATGCAAAATGGCAAGGATGAGGTGGGTACTCAGACTGATAATGGATTACACTATACCACAAGAACCAACATATTACAACATGTATGACTtcattcatattgatgagaagtggttttatttgactcaaaaaaacaagagagtttatcttgcaaacaatgaaccctatccacatagaagtgcaagttcaagaaccaagataccaaaattcatgttcatggcagcagtagccagaccaaggtgggctgaaaatgggaattgtgaatttgatggtaaaaTAGGCATATTTCCATTCACAAATGCAATTGCAGCCAAGAGGACATCAAAAAATAGAGTTAAGCGGACTATTGAAACAAAGCCAGTGAAGTATGTAAATCAAATTGAAACAAGGGCAATGATGATCAACAAGCTAATTCCAGCAATAAAAGATAAGTGGCCACCACATGAAGGGGAAAAGGTCATCTATATTATTCAAGGTAGTGCAAAGGCACATATATTGCAAGATGATCCCGAATGGCAACTACACTACAGACAAGATGGGTTCACTTTTGTGTTGACTCAACAACcagcaaacagtccagattgCAACATCTTGGACTTGGGATTTTTCAGGTCAATACAATCACTTATGCACAAGAAAATGCCTAAAATTGTGGAGGACTTAAGTGGAGCAGTTTATGACTCTTTTAATGAATTGCATCCTAAGACATTGTCTAATGTGTGGATGACACTACAGTTTGtttctaatgagattctaaaaCACAAGGGCAACAATGATTACCAACTTCCACACAACAAGAAAAAAATACTAGAAGATGAAGGCAGACTTCCAGAGCAAGTCAGGGCACCTATGTGGGCAGTTAATGAATGCATACAACTCTATaatgaatggaaagcaaacCAGTGAAACAAAGAGCAAACAAGTAgataacttttttttgttttggggacatgttttGAAATTGACAAGTACAACCAATGtgtcacttttgtaagcttaaatgcaagaataacatgtaggcaaaatattttgtaagcatatcttttggaagcatca contains:
- the LOC130461828 gene encoding uncharacterized protein, whose product is MSKSQPWGREKEKGRRYEKQGTKKREAIGLGSVATGVDGEGEGGGGLCCGGTGERRRRECEGGEKTEEFGSGFFDEFRGGERVVGGWLGGAKGGESRGGSCGGVVVFGGFGWSGDAGWWSGGENGGARWLRWLLLVVGWIESQKNKD